One segment of Sesamum indicum cultivar Zhongzhi No. 13 linkage group LG4, S_indicum_v1.0, whole genome shotgun sequence DNA contains the following:
- the LOC105161169 gene encoding violaxanthin de-epoxidase, chloroplastic, with protein sequence MAFPIYSGVLSNGESILLHNKSRLASRQRYNWIGADVNGRLMVRMGANKWKCRYLKLVKNKQLGKSLGSRCPNLFPIAMDTTPASRCINTIIAEAKKRLDFREVVNLVFWKKWSYVNTAAILVTLTLMIVPTADAVDALKTCACLLKECRLELAKCIANPSCAANIACLQTCNNRPDETECQIKCGDLFENSVVDEFNDCAVSRKKCVPRKSDLGEFPAPDPTVLVQNFDINNFNGKWYITRGLNPTFDTFDCQLHEFHTESNKLVGNISWRIKTPDTGFFTRSTVQRFVQDPKYPGILYNHDNEFLHYQDDWYILSSKVENQPDDYIFVYYRGRNDAWDGYGGAVVYTRSAVLPESIVPQLEKAAKNVGRDFNKFIRTDNTCGPEPPLVERLEKTVEEGEEIIVKEVEEIEQEVEKVKNTEITLFQRLAEGFQELIKDKDYFLKELSKEEMDILSQLKMEANEVERVFGKAIPLRKLR encoded by the exons ATGGCTTTTCCAATATACTCAGGAGTACTTTCTAATGGCGAAAGCATTCTCTTGCATAATAAATCACGACTTGCTAGTCGTCAAAGATATAACTGGATTGGGGCTGATGTTAATGGCAGACTAATGGTGAGAATGGGCGCCAATAAATGGAAATGCCGATACTTGAAGTTGGTAAAAAATAAGCAGTTGGGTAAAAGCTTGGGGTCAAGATGTCCAAATCTCTTCCCCATAGCAATGGATACGACTCCTGCTAGCCGTTGTATTAACACAATTATAGCTGAG GCCAAAAAGAGATTAGATTTTCGAGAAGTGGTGAATCTTGTTTTTTGGAAGAAATGGAGCTATGTCAATACTGCAGCAATATTAGTGACATTAACATTGATGATCGTTCCAACAGCTGATGCTGTGGATGCTTTAAAAACCTGTGCATGCTTATTGAAGGAGTGCAG GTTGGAGCTTGCCAAGTGCATTGCGAACCCATCGTGTGCTGCTAACATTGCATGTCTCCAGACCTGCAATAACAGACCTGATGAGACCGAATGCCAG ATAAAGTGCGGAGATTTGTTCGAAAATAGTGTTGTAGATGAATTCAATGACTGTGCAGTCTCACGAAAGAAATGTGTGCCTCGTAAATCTGATCTAGGTGAATTCCCAGCACCGGATCCCACTGTTCTGGTGCAGAATTTCGACATAAATAACTTCAATGGGAAATGGTATATAACCAGAGGTTTGAATCCTACATTTGACACCTTTGATTGCCAACTGCATGAGTTCCATACAGAATCCAACAAACTTGTAGGGAACATATCTTGGCGAATTAAGACTCCAGATACTGGTTTTTTCACTCGGTCAACGGTACAGAGATTCGTGCAAGATCCAAAATATCCAGGGATATTGTACAATCATGACAATGAATTTCTTCACTACCAAGATGACTG GTATATTCTTTCATCCAAGGTGGAAAACCAACCAGACGACTATATATTCGTATACTATCGAGGCCGAAACGACGCCTGGGATGGATATGGTGGCGCTGTTGTATACACAAGAAGTGCAGTTTTGCCTGAAAGCATCGTGCCCCAACTAGAAAAGGCTGCTAAAAACGTCGGCCGTGATTTCAACAAGTTCATCAGGACGGACAACACTTGTGGGCCTGAACCCCCCCTGGTCGAGAGACTGGAGAAGACAGTGGAGGAGGGCGAGGAGATAATCGTGAAGGAGGTCGAAGAGATAGAACAGGAAGTGGAGAAAGTGAAGAACACTGAAATCACATTGTTTCAGAGATTAGCTGAAGGCTTTCAAGAGCTGATCAAAGATAAAGATTACTTCCTCAAGGAGCTAAGTAAAGAAGAGATGGATATTTTGAGTCAGCTGAAAATGGAGGCAAATGAGGTAGAAAGAGTTTTTGGGAAAGCAATACCTTTGAGAAAATTGAGGTGA